From bacterium:
CCTTTTATCCTTTGTCTTTGTACACATTCTGTAGTACTTTCCATCTACAGTAAACGAAACCCACCAGAAGGGGGAGTCTTTTCTTTTGTATAGTCCCATCTGGGGATTGATTATATAATGAATGCTTTTTAAATATCAAGAGAGTTTTGGAGGACTTCGTCTCTGATTCTCATACAGAAATCACGTATACTTTTCTGCTTCAGTTGTGAAGATAAATTTATTTTATTTTTATTTTGAGCATGGGTTATTCTTCTCTTTTTTTTAAAGTTTGTTTTTGTGTATCCTATGAGCCAACTATTTACGTCATCAAAGTTAAAACGCAATGTCCCTGATACTTTTACATAGGGCATCCCATGGTATCTGATGAAGTTATAGATGGTTCTTGTTGTCACTTTCATATAATCTGCTATCTCATTGATGTTCATCAGTCTCATGTTCATATCTTTTATTAGATATATTAATTCTG
This genomic window contains:
- a CDS encoding excisionase family DNA-binding protein, giving the protein MRLMNINEIADYMKVTTRTIYNFIRYHGMPYVKVSGTLRFNFDDVNSWLIGYTKTNFKKKRRITHAQNKNKINLSSQLKQKSIRDFCMRIRDEVLQNSLDI